In one Diabrotica virgifera virgifera chromosome 7, PGI_DIABVI_V3a genomic region, the following are encoded:
- the LOC114336167 gene encoding phosphatidylinositol-glycan biosynthesis class F protein has protein sequence MDVSQDTHRLLICNNILTCLYLPVITLALNFSGNLYNIGKKVTYVEYALALAEILKYLRFYFVHKSVKRKLSIGNIIKSIITCALMLVIFYVGAILFGAPFLSEHYETLFFATLMTVLTTIPICLHLDHDNVYNLFSSLLDFDGNKLQEHFLINIRFTVFGAWLGAVLIPLDWNRPYQDWPIPCCYGAVAGCFVGNLYTVVQYYNYGYTYKKKGKFGL, from the coding sequence ATGGATGTTTCCCAAGATACACATCGATTATTAATTTGTAACAATATTTTAACGTGCTTGTATTTGCCAGTAATAACATTAGCATTGAACTTCAGTGGAAACTTATACAATATtggaaaaaaagttacttatGTGGAATATGCCTTAGCATTAGcagaaattttgaaatatttaagattttattttGTTCACAAAAGTGTTAAAAGGAAATTATCAATAGGAAATATTATCAAGTCAATAATAACATGTGCCCTTATGCTAGTAATATTTTATGTGGGTGCTATACTGTTTGGGGCGCCTTTCTTGTCAGAACACTATGAAACCTTATTTTTTGCTACATTAATGACAGTGTTAACAACTATTCCGATTTGCTTACATTTAGATCATGACAATGTGTATAACTTGTTTTCATCCTTATTGGATTTTGATGGAAATAAGCTGCAAGAACATTTTCTGATAAATATTCGCTTCACTGTATTTGGAGCATGGTTAGGAGCAGTATTGATACCTTTAGACTGGAATAGACCATATCAGGATTGGCCCATTCCTTGCTGCTATGGAGCAGTGGCAGGCTGttttgtaggaaatttatatACAGTTGTACAGTACTATAATTATGGATACACTTATAAGAAAAAGGGAAAATTTGGACTTTAG